In Clostridium sporogenes, one genomic interval encodes:
- a CDS encoding LemA family protein, translating to MYSVLLMIIFSLYIIYTLLQYLENYKCKKQKQLESIYQKRNAIIPIVITIAESTIYDNKVIQSELNHLKDNLNDLRINDNDLMVVNYNISTSLDKFIICSSNTPELKENIEFMKLVLEIGEAEADIKRLK from the coding sequence ATGTATTCAGTATTATTAATGATAATATTTTCACTTTATATAATCTATACATTGTTGCAATATTTAGAGAACTACAAATGTAAAAAGCAAAAACAACTGGAGAGCATATATCAAAAAAGGAATGCTATAATCCCTATTGTGATAACTATTGCTGAATCAACAATATATGATAATAAAGTAATTCAAAGTGAACTTAATCATTTAAAAGATAATTTAAATGATTTAAGAATTAATGATAATGATCTAATGGTAGTTAATTATAATATAAGCACAAGCTTGGATAAATTTATAATATGTTCAAGCAATACCCCAGAGTTAAAAGAAAATATAGAATTTATGAAATTGGTATTAGAAATTGGAGAGGCCGAAGCTGACATAAAGAGATTGAAATAA
- a CDS encoding prepilin peptidase, translating to MVIKNIILFILTNIYLIILYKASIRDIKERIVLNRTCLIEYILAFLIAILLKIPIKYILINSIWLFAIMYILQLVYGLMTDEIGIGGGDIKLAPAVTLFIYPYGYIGILIGLLLSVLDPYIFKRKNKECPFVIYYFLSCIIAIIARIFHVI from the coding sequence ATGGTTATAAAAAATATTATATTATTTATATTGACTAATATTTATTTGATTATCTTATATAAGGCATCTATTAGAGATATAAAAGAAAGAATTGTATTAAATAGGACCTGTTTAATAGAGTATATTTTAGCTTTCTTAATAGCAATATTATTAAAAATACCAATAAAGTATATATTGATTAATTCAATATGGTTATTTGCTATTATGTATATCTTGCAATTAGTATATGGATTAATGACTGATGAAATAGGAATAGGGGGAGGAGATATTAAATTAGCTCCTGCTGTTACTTTGTTTATATATCCTTATGGTTATATAGGCATTTTAATAGGTCTTTTATTATCGGTTTTAGATCCTTATATATTTAAACGTAAAAATAAAGAATGTCCTTTTGTTATATATTATTTTTTATCTTGTATTATAGCCATTATAGCAAGGATATTTCACGTAATATAA
- a CDS encoding HD-GYP domain-containing protein: MISPNITNQFNNNIEICKTLKILQTIKEKDINTYNHSINVAKLTYDYCVYYDLDNKGNIFLSALLHDTGKIFIDPVILNKPGKLTNMEFSKMQQHPILGYEFLKQHNMDEYISQAALLHHIYEDNKGGYPKFNIAKPDYIRLISICDSFEVMTCNNRLYQNSINTSKALEEIENNIGIQFNNRIADKFIYWIKDTQ, encoded by the coding sequence ATGATTAGTCCAAATATAACAAATCAATTCAATAATAATATTGAAATATGTAAAACACTAAAGATACTACAAACAATAAAAGAAAAAGATATAAATACTTATAATCACAGTATTAATGTAGCAAAGCTTACATATGATTATTGTGTCTATTATGATCTAGATAATAAAGGTAATATTTTTTTATCAGCATTGTTACATGATACCGGTAAGATTTTTATAGATCCTGTTATACTAAATAAACCAGGGAAATTAACAAACATGGAATTTTCTAAAATGCAGCAGCATCCAATTCTAGGATATGAATTTCTAAAACAACATAATATGGATGAATACATATCACAAGCCGCGCTATTGCATCACATATATGAAGACAATAAAGGAGGCTATCCTAAATTTAATATAGCAAAACCAGATTATATACGTTTAATTAGCATATGTGATTCTTTTGAGGTAATGACTTGTAATAATAGGCTTTATCAAAATAGCATTAACACATCAAAAGCTTTAGAAGAAATAGAAAATAATATAGGGATTCAATTTAATAATAGAATCGCAGATAAGTTTATATATTGGA